The DNA sequence CAAGGAGAACAATTGCCATTCGGAAGATAACCCTTCCAACTTTGCCTTTGGAAGTCCGGATGCCAAGCGAGTATCCCGAGAAAGGAGAAATTCAGGGGTATCCTCAGAAAGCCCAATGACCTCTGAACCATCCAAATCCCTAAAGCACAGCTCAATATCAAATACCTGAGGAATTCCAGCTGGATTATCAGGAGTTGCTGACCCCGTCTCAACCAACGTATAGTTGAGCATCGTGTAGCTTCCGTCGGCAGGTCGGGCGTGTATGAGGACATTTCCATTTGGGAAAAGGGAACCACGCCCCTGATCTGAAAAATTGGTTTGCATGACCTCCACCAGCAGATCATAGCTCAACCCATCATCTTGGGTATAGTAGCCTTGTAAGGCATACATGTCTCCAGTGACCAGACTATCCTGATTGCCAGTCCCCTTCAATTGAATAATGGGAGTCCAAGCGTTGCCATTTTGGGCCATGGCCGACACAGACAAGAGTGCCATCAGGGTCAGTGCGGTGTATATTCGGAGCAAATGAACCTGATGAGCATAAATGCGAGTAATAACAAATTGAGAAGCTTCCATCAAAAACGTTTTATGAAGTAGTAAAACCAAACGTTCAGAAGGCAAGCCTAGAAATACAGACGAGCAGTCGAAAAAATATTGGAGCCCTTTCGATTAAAGAATTATTAATATATACTTAATATATGAGCAAGCCGAATACTGAGCAGACAAAAATACTGAACAGTCAAAGGAGGTGATTGATCTGCAAAAAAGAAACCGCCAAGACCCAATTGGAGCTTGGCGGAAATGGTATAACTTTCAGATATTCAGCCTAATCAATGGCTAATGCACGATCGTAAGCTGCCTCATAGTGACGAGTCAAGTTGCTCCATTCGAAGTGTTCAGACGCCTTCTCCAATTTGTATCTCAAGCCAATCCGGTCTCCACGGCTCATTTGGACAAAGGAGAATAACTGGTCCGCCAATTGATTGGCAGCTTCATCAAAACTCCGATTACGGCGATTCACCACATAAAGTCCAAAGCTCTCTGGGTCGGTCGTAGACTTCAGCACATAATCCCCAAATCCAGACAAATCACTGGTGATAGCAGGAACTCCACTCACCATGCACTCAAGCGGCGTATAGCCCCAAGGCTCATAGTAGCTAGGGAAAATCCCCAAGTGGCAGCCTCGGACAAAATCGCCATACTCAACACCGAATAACGGACTCATGGAGTTGATAAAATCAGGGTGATACACCACCTTCACCTTATCTTCCTTGTAGTTGAGCAGCTGAGAAGTACGTAGGAAATTCAATACATCATCTTTCCCGTCATCGTAGAGATTGTGGGTCACCACCGTCGGCATTTCATGGGTTCTCCATGATTGAAGTTCCCTGCGCAATCTGATTCGCCAATATTCTTCCACAAACTGGTTGAGATCTGGGAATGCACCATCGTCATTGGATGCAGCGTGCAAAAACAGTTTTTCCCCGATTTGCTGCTGAATGACCTCCGTAGTCTGACGGATCTTGTCCATCGTCAGACGAGATTGGAGCACATTGGGATTGATACTACTAAACGGTCGCTTGGTAACAAAGAACATCACCACCGTCCGATCAATATTGGCCTCCTTGAGACGCCAATTGAGACGTGCCAATGCCTCCAACGTAAGGTCGTACCCCTTATTCCGATATTCATATCGTCCAGAGGTAAAAAAGTACAGGGTCTTATCCAGATCAAAATGGTAGCTCGGGAAGAAGTGCCCCATAATGAACCGGTGAATATATTCTTTGTACTCCTGATGGACATTCTGGACCTCGTGCGAAATCTGAGATGGAGAAATGTTCAAGCCGTTGGGCAGAATCAAATCTGGTTTTCTTCCCAACAGATGGATACATTCCCGAGCAGTCACCTCACTGACGGTCGTTAATACATGAGCACCGTGTGCCGCTGCACGCTCGATCGAGGTTCGGGTCTCAATATTGAAGTATTTCGACTCTTTTTCCCAATCATAGAAAGGAAGGTGCTCATAGAACTGAGGATCGTTCATTGCCAAATAACGGCCCAGCATAGTCGCATGGGTGGTGAACACCGTCTTGATAGGCAAATTGTCTCTCCGAATTTCGGGAATAGAGGTGGCCGCCATCCATTCGTGTACGTGTGCAATGACAGGCTGCTGATTCACATCTTCCTCACAAAGCCTTGTCAGGAAGACCTTAGTCAGCCAACCAAATGCTGCAACTTGGTTGATCAGATCATCGTCTCCCGGCAATGAAATCCCATGGTGTTCCCAAAGCAAATATTTGATCTCACCCAGACGGTCAAATACTGACCAAGGATTAAACAGAACCGTACGCGGACGACCTGCAGTCAGCCAACGACCATAATGCACTTCGAAGCCCATTTCGCGCATTTTCCTAACAGCCCTTCCGTATGGATCTTCTGGTGGAGGCAGGTCTTCGAAAATAGCCGATACGTTTGGGTGGACATAGGGACCAATCAGGCAATATCGATCTCCCCAATTCCGGGTCATACTTGGAACCTTGGATCGAATGACCGTATAGATTCCGCCTACCTGGTTGGCTACTTCCCAGGCGACTTCCACCAAGAGCGTTTCATCCTTCATTTGTCGGATATCCGAATCATGGGGTTGATGAGGCAGATTGGAGTGAGGGGTTTGGTGGGTCATGATAGGTACTTGGTTCTTTCGAGGTCTTGGAATGGGACAGGGCGGCGAACACTGATACAATCAACGCACAGAAATCGATTTCGCAGTACGAATCGATGTTCCATTGCGATATACGCAAAGTTCTGAATTAATTGAATGACTCACAATGAACAAAAGTCGAAAAAGTCGGTCAATTCGTTGAAAAATCTTAACTCAACCCCTCTATAGTTTGCCAATTCGAAGTCATACCAGATTCTATGATTGCAAAATTGCCCAACTGTCTCGGGATTCAGAGATCAATTCACCTGCCCAATCATACATGTCTTTGACAATGGCCGCTCGGATTTCCAATCTACTCCCCCGCGCCTGAGCCTGCTTGCTGAATTTGGGCCCTGACCTGAGGGCCATCGCCAAGCAATAGGTACCCACGGGCTTTTCAGCGGTACTTCCTCCTGGACCGAGTATCCCCGATTCCGCCAAGCAAATATCCGCCCGCGACAACCGAATTCCCGCAATCGCCAATCCCCGCACAACTTCCTCACTGACAGCCCCATAGGTTTCGATCAACTCGGGAGAAATATCCAACACTTCCTCCTTGATGGAATTGGCGTATGGGACAAATCCTCCTTTGAAGACTTTCGAAACGCCCGGGATTGCAGTCATTGAACTGGCGGCATATCCTCCAGTCGATGATTCGACCAATGCTACCGTCAACCCCAACTCCGTCAGTAGGTTGATCCATTTTTTCAAAGTTTGTTCCACGCCCTATCTATTTTGCTAGAAGACCAAGGCGAAGGTCGTCCCCACTCCCTGATCTGTCTGAAAACTGATCGTCCCCCCATGGAGTTTCATCACCTGGCGAGAAAGGCTCAATCCAATCCCAGAACCTTTCTTCTTGGTGGTGAAAAATGGGATAAACACCTTGTCTTGATATTCGGGGTCAATCCCTTTTCCCGTATCCTTGACCATAACCAATTTGCGGCCGTCTGCCAATTCC is a window from the Pontibacter sp. G13 genome containing:
- a CDS encoding glycosyltransferase, with protein sequence MKDETLLVEVAWEVANQVGGIYTVIRSKVPSMTRNWGDRYCLIGPYVHPNVSAIFEDLPPPEDPYGRAVRKMREMGFEVHYGRWLTAGRPRTVLFNPWSVFDRLGEIKYLLWEHHGISLPGDDDLINQVAAFGWLTKVFLTRLCEEDVNQQPVIAHVHEWMAATSIPEIRRDNLPIKTVFTTHATMLGRYLAMNDPQFYEHLPFYDWEKESKYFNIETRTSIERAAAHGAHVLTTVSEVTARECIHLLGRKPDLILPNGLNISPSQISHEVQNVHQEYKEYIHRFIMGHFFPSYHFDLDKTLYFFTSGRYEYRNKGYDLTLEALARLNWRLKEANIDRTVVMFFVTKRPFSSINPNVLQSRLTMDKIRQTTEVIQQQIGEKLFLHAASNDDGAFPDLNQFVEEYWRIRLRRELQSWRTHEMPTVVTHNLYDDGKDDVLNFLRTSQLLNYKEDKVKVVYHPDFINSMSPLFGVEYGDFVRGCHLGIFPSYYEPWGYTPLECMVSGVPAITSDLSGFGDYVLKSTTDPESFGLYVVNRRNRSFDEAANQLADQLFSFVQMSRGDRIGLRYKLEKASEHFEWSNLTRHYEAAYDRALAID
- a CDS encoding CinA family protein — translated: MEQTLKKWINLLTELGLTVALVESSTGGYAASSMTAIPGVSKVFKGGFVPYANSIKEEVLDISPELIETYGAVSEEVVRGLAIAGIRLSRADICLAESGILGPGGSTAEKPVGTYCLAMALRSGPKFSKQAQARGSRLEIRAAIVKDMYDWAGELISESRDSWAILQS